The Stieleria maiorica genome includes the window TCTTGCAATTCTTCATAGCCGGCCAAACCCGAATAGAGTTGTTGAAACGGCTGCAATCGGCCGTTGTAATAGGTCACCAGGTGCGTCCCGACTTCATGGGCCAACAATGCCGCCACACGATCTTCGGCGAGCGATAGATCGGTATTCACCATCAGTTTGCCGCGAGAAACGATCAACCCGCTCGCTTCGTCGGAGATGACGACCCTTGCCTTGAACTCCGGACAACTGCCGCGGTAATGGTCGATCTCTCGCTGGACACATTGGGCGAATCGTTTGGCGGAAAACATCTGCGGCTTTCCCGCCGGATTCTTCGACGGCAACGTCGTCAACAATTCCTTCGCGACGCCCAGCACGCTGTCGCTGACGCCGCCGAACAACGCCACACTCAGATGTTTGAATCGTGGCGTGTCACGGTCCCGGAGCATCGTCAGCTTCAGTTCCAGCTCCTCCTGTTTTTCCTCGAACAGACGCTGCAACGTGGGGTCTTCGACGCGTTCGATCGGAATCTTGTACAACTGGCGTTTCAGCAACGCCGGATCGACCGGCAGTGGACGATAATGGAATTCGGGAGGATGCTCGCAGTGTCCGGCTTCAAACTCCTTCCAGGCGCTGGTCGGATTGACCGGTGTCAGTTGGACCAGGTAGTCGAACTGGTTGCTGACCTCGGCCAGTTGACGGTCGATGTCCCAGACCGCTTTGACAACCGCTTTTCGCCCTAGTGTGTGAAAGTGGGGCGGGCTGTGTGTCGTACGGTCACAAGCGAACTGATAATAAGCGTGCCGAAGCGAGACGCTCAGACTCCGGCGCAATTGCCCCATCAGCAAGGGGAACTTGATCGCGGAGCCGGCTTTTCGAAACACCGGTGGAACCACCAATCCGATCTGCCAACAATTCGCCGCCCGAGCGCGTGCGGCATCGATCAGAGGTTTCATGTCCGGCGGATAGCCGTTGACGCCTCGCTGGACGTGAACTTCGACACCCTGTTTGAGCACCTTGGTTTTCTGCAAACGCTTTCGAAACGCTTCGACCGTGTTGTCCAATTTGGCCGTGCCGGGGGCGCGGATCGTGAAGCTGGGCAACACCGTAGGAACTGCAGGATCGTTGGCTTTGCCGCCATCGGGCGCCGACCAGAGCTCGACAATCAGGAACGCACCAAATTCTGCCGACAACGTTTCGACGACCGTCCCGACCAGTTCGGTAAGACCGCCATGGAATTCCGCTCCACCCGAACCGATCAGATACGACGCTTCACCACGCACCAATTGCTCGGTTCCGGGGTCCTCGTCCTCGGGCGGTTGGCGGTACACACACAAGAACGGGACTTGCCGATCGATGTGCACGCGGCCCTTGTGCGGTAGCGTCCGGCGGACACGCACGTTTCGCGACAATCGATCTCGGACGGCCTGGATCAAGGAGCGGGGCAAATCGCTCGCGCCGGCTTCGTCCATCTTTCTCATTCCGGGGGTGGTCGTGGACATCGTTTTAAATCAGCTGAGGACGGTTTAAGGCGTCCATGACAAACGGCACCGAGAATTGAAGGGCACGCGAAATGGCATCGACGGCGGATGGGTCCGGCTGACCGGTCCACTCGTCCATGAAGAACTTTTTGAACTCGATGGCGATCGCGACGCCGGTCGTCGGAAACGTCTCATGAATCCATCGCGGCCAGTTCCCGCCACGAAACTTGACGTTCTCCCGGACGTCCAGCCGTCCGCCGGGAAAGTCAAATTCTCGCAGTGCACCGATCAGCGCATCCACCACATGGCCCCATCGATGTCGGTCCATCGTTCCGGTGCCGATGTTGACCTGGGGATTGGCTTCGGGGTCGGCAACCTCGCCGTCCGGCCCGGCACGTCGATGGTTGTAGGTGTGTAAGTCGTACAGCACGAAGTGGCCCTGTTCGATCACGATCCGGGTCAACAGTTCGTGCATCGCATGGTAGAACGCGTCGTACTCGCTCAGCGATTTGGCGAACATCTCGTCGGCCGGATTGTCTTTCCAAACCGTCAGTCCCCAGGCGTCCTCGGGGGTTCGGTAAACCGCTTTCTCACGAGGACGATTCAAGTCGACTTCGAACCGTGACCGCAAACCGATCACACGCGTGGGAACACAGTTCGTCCAAACACCGGTGAACGGGTCTTCTTCTCGTAGCCGGCCGAGATCGTCCAGCTTGATGTGTGACATCACATCGTCACGCAACGCGTGCCCGTCGTGGACGGCCGTTGCCACCAACGGACCATCGCCACGCTCCGATGTCCAAATCTGATCGACCATTCCGCTTTTCCCCCGAGACGTGATCATGCCAGGCGCGAAACGTGAGCCAGGGGGCTTGGTGTCCCTGACTTGCGCGTGCGGGCTAAATCAACCGACCGATGTGCGGTTTCGTCACCGCCGACAGGTCCGACCGTTGTGCACGCATACGCCATGCCAGAATGCCGACCCGCGTGAGGATCGCTCGACTCTGCGAACGCTTGGGTAAGCATCCGTCAACGGATGACCGGCGGCGACGCTGGGGGCCGGCCCGAGAAATCTCAGCGTGATCCCATCGTGGTGCACGCCACTGGAAAATATTTTTCTACCGGCGGTCATCCGATTGCCACCGTCCGCTACCGGGTTCGATCGCAGCTTCGGATGCGTTCTTCGGCAGGGCCGGTTCGGTCGGCGTGACGATTGGCAGTTCACCCCTGCTACTGCGGCGGATTCAGTCGAAACCGAACTTTCGTGGCGCTATCGTTCTTCATCTCCAGAACCTCCGCGACAGCCCCTTCCAACTCGATACGGTCACCCTGAGTGAGAATCTTTTGGTGATAGTCCATCAACATGCCGCTGATCGTGTCGGCCTCGTCGGACTCGTTCAGCGGGATTGCCAGCCGACGTCGCACCTCATCGATTGACGTCGTGCCGTTGACGAGGAACTGGTCCCTTCCCTCGGGTACGATGTTTGGATCGGCGTTGTCGAATTCGTCGTCCACTTCACCGACGATCCGCTCCAACACGTTTTCCAGGGTGACGATTCCCGTGATCGTGCCATATTCGTCGATCACAAACGCCAGCAATTGATGCGTGGCTTGGAAGTGCCGCAGCACCTTGCTGATCGGCATCGTCTCATGGACCTTCTTGGGAGGGCGAATGATGCTTCTGACATCGAACTGGGCGTCTGTTTCGGGGACGGTCAACAGGTCCTTGATGTGCACCACCCCCAACACCTTGTCCAGCGACCGATCACACACCGGGTAGCGTGTGTGCATCGTGGTCCGCACCAGTTCACGGAGCTTGGAAATCGGTTCGTTGACGTCGAAAAAGACAACGTCCCCGCGAGGCAACATCACCCGCCGGACGATCAAATCGTCGAACTCAAACACGTTGTTAATCAGCCGGTGTTCACTGCGGGTCAGGTTGCCGTGAACATGCGCTTCGGTCAGCAGCGCGCGGATCTCCTCCTCCGTGCTGACCGATTCGTGATCCGACGCTCCCCGAATGCCCACCAACGTCAAGAGAAACGTGGTGACGACATTCAGAATCGTCAAAAACGGATATAGCACCGCGTAGAAGAATTTCAGCGGGATCGCGCACCACAACAGAACCTGTTCGGGACGGCGGATCGCAAAGATCTTGGGGAATTGTTCGCCGGCAACCAGGTGCAACCCGGTGATCACCGAAAACGCGATCGCGAATCCGATCACCTTGATCACCGCTTCATCGGTCACCCCCACCCATCCCAGCATCGGTTCGACCAGCTTCGAAAACGCCGGTTCGCCGACCCAGCCGAGTGCCAGCGAGGCCATCGTGATGCCCAGTTGGCAGGCCGACAGCGATTCGTCCAACCGCTCGGCCAGCCAGCGCGCCGTCCCGGCAAACAGCTTTCCCTCACGAGCGAGCTGGTCGATCCGCGACACACGCACTTTGACAAGCGCGAATTCGGCGGCCACGAAAAAGCCGTTCAACACGATCAGAAAGACCGCGATCGCAAGAAACAGCAACGTCCGGCCGCTGCCACCCGATTCGGCGCCCGTCACGTGGGAACCGACCTCGCCATACAACGCCGATCCAATGAAAAAGAAACCGAGTGATCCGATCATGCGTTTTGACGAGTGGAAAGGGAGGGGGGGAGATAAGAAGAAGCTGCGGGTTCCAAGCCGCGGCATTATACGCTTCGCCTGAGATGCGCGAAATCGCCGGGCCTGCATCAACCAATCTCGACCAATCCGATTCCGCGATCGACCACGGACGAACATGTGACGGTCGGGCATGGAGGCACAGCGGACATCCGCCGGTTCGCCAGCGGCCGCTGTTCCAGTAGCCCGCTGCGGAGATCGGGTAAGAAGATTTGGGGGGTAAGAAAATGACGAATCACACCATCCATTCCATCTAGCCAATCTTCCTACCTTCGAAATTCCACTCACTTCGCCCACCCTGCCAACCCACCGGGGACAGACCCCAGACCGCCGCGGCAGACCACCGGGGACAGACCCCAGACCACCGCGGCCGCTGTTCCAGTAGCCCGCTGCGGAGATCGGGTAAGAAGATTTCGGGGTAAGAAAATGACGAATCACACCATCCATTGCATCTAGCCAATCTTCCTACCTTCGAAATTCCACTCACTTTGCCCACCCCTGCCATCCCACCGGGGACAGACCCCAGAGCACCGGGGACAGACCCCAGGCGATCGGGGACAGACCACCGGGGCAGACCCCAAGACCACCTACCTTCGAAATTCCACCCACTCCGCCCACCCTGCCATCCCGCCGGGGACAGACCCCGGACGATCGGGGACAGACCCCGGGGCGGCCGTCCCGGGGCGATCGGGGACAGACCCTGGGGCGGCCTCGGGATCGTTCGGCCATGGGCCGTTCACACCCGTATGCCTTGGGCATCGCCCAAGGTCCACATGAAAACCGAGATCAATTGGCCAACGGCGATCCACAGACTGGCCGTCGAGTTGCACGCCGCCGGAAGGCGAAAACACGCCTGCTCACAAAACTAGCAATTCCGGGATTTCTGCTTAGCGACTAAGCACGTTCAGGAGGCACTGTCCAAGTTGAGCCAATCTGTATTTTTTTCTTGGGTTTTTAAATCGTTACCCAGAAACACGTTGCGCCACCAAGGTGGGCATCTGACGAGTCATTGGCCCAGCACTTGCCAACTCAGTGCCACCGATGTGGATGCCACACCATTAAGCCCGCTTTCGACTCTTGAGCATCGTGATAGATGGCCCAGGTAGGAGTTTCCGGCGGCTTGGTTGCTGGCCGATCGAGTGTGCGTCCCGGCGTATCCGGGACCACTCAACCTATTTCCCAATTTCGAGAAGGTTTGGAATCGAATGTCTAAGTTATTGCGAGCACCACTGCTCACAGGTTTGGTTTTTGCGGGGGCATTGTGTCTAGGAGCGGTCTTCACCCCCGAGGTGATGGCCCAAGCCGAAGAGGCGGTCGCGGAAAGCGCCTATTCGTCCGAAGAGTACGTCGCATCGGACGGCTACGCCGTGTTTGCGGTCAACAACTTGTGGATCTGCATTTCCGCCGCCCTGGTGTTCATCATGCACCTCGGGTTCACGACCCTGGAAGCGGGTCTGACGCAGAAAAAGAACGCCGTCAACATCATCTTCAAGAATGTCTGGATCGTCTGCACGGGTATCTTGCTGTACGCGATGTGGGGCTTCAACGCGATGTACCCCGGCGACTTCAACGGCTACTTCGCGATGGGCAGTTGGTTCGGCGCGTCGCTGAACGACGTGTCGATGACGACGGCCGACTACAACGCCGGGTACACCTGGTGGGGTGACTTCATCTTCCAAGCGATGTTCGCTGCGACCGCCGCGACGATCGTCTCCGGTGCCGTTGCCGAACGCGTCAAGCTGCCGACGTTCATGCTGTTCTCGACCCTTTTGGTCGGTTTCGCCTATCCGATCATCGGCAGCTGGAAGTGGGGCGGCGGCTGGTTGGATCAAATGGGATTCTATGACTTCGCCGGTTCCAGCATCGTGCACGCGTTCGGCGGTTTCGCGGCTCTGGCCTGTGTTCTGCTGCTCGGCCCGCGTACCGGCAAGTACACCGAAAGCGGCATCAAGCCGATCGTCGGTCACAGCATGCCGTTGGCCGTCATCGGCGTGTTCCTGCTGTGGTTGGGTTGGTTCGGATTCAACGGCGGATCGGCCCTTTCGGCGGATCCCAAAGCAGTCTCCTACGTGTTTGTGACCACCAGCCTTGCAGCTGCAGCCGGTGCGATTTCGTCGATCGTCGGATCGTACGTGCTGTTGAAGAAACCTGACGTGTCGATGGCACTCAACGGGATCCTGGCCGGTCTGGTCGGCATCACGGCCGGAGCGGACACCGTCGGTGAGGAATCGTCGATCGTGATTGGTGCGATCGCAGGTCTGTTGGTCGTCGTCGCGATCCTCGGATTCGACAAGATCAAGATCGACGATCCGGTCGGGGCAATTTCGGTTCACGGCGTGTGCGGCATCTGGGGCACCGTCGCCGTCGGCATCTTCTCGATGGACGCCAGCCACAGCTTCGTCACCCAACTGATCGGCACCTTGGCCATCGGCGGTTTCGCGTTCGCGTTCTCCGCGATCGTCTTCGGAATCCTGAAGGTCACGCTCGGTGTTCGAGTCAGCCTGGAAGAGGAAACCCTCGGATTGGACATCAGTGAACACGGCATGGCTGCCTACAACGGTTTCGAAACCGCTTGAAACCGTGGTGTGACGACATCGTCGTGAATGATTGAACCTTCTCGGCTCTTGCCTGGGCCAGAAGATCCCAGTTACCCGGGCGTGTTTTACATGCCCGGGTCTGGGTATTTAATGGGGCGGCCGGTCGGCGATACAACGTGCCGTCAACTCCGCCGACGGCGTAGCACGATTCCAGCGACGGCGAGCGAAAGTGCCAAAGCGGAGGTCGGCTCGGGGATCGCCGTGACCGTGCCGCGAGCCACCATCGTTCCCGTGATCCCCAGGTCCCCGCCGGCGAGCGTTTCGGTGTCGCTGATTCCCATGCTAAAGAACAGGTCGTACTGATCGCCGTTCTTTGTCGCCGTCAACGTTCCCGTTCCGCCTCCGCTGATTTCGGTGCCGGCGAGTGTGACGTTGACAGGAGAAACTGTCCCGCCGGTCAGCAGGATCAGGTGTTCTGTGCCAGTGAACGAACCCCCGTTCACGACGCTCGAAGCGGGCGTCGTATCTGCGGTCGCAGTTGTTCCCACTCCATTCAACGTCATCGTTTCGGTCGGGTCGTTGGGATTGCCCGTCGGCACGTTCTCCATCGTCCAGTCGCTGCTGATCAGATTGCCGCCGATCAAATTCAAAGACGAGATCACCCCGGTTGCAAAATCGATCTCGATCTCAGCATTGATCGTTCCCGACAACTCGGTCACCGACGCGCCGATCGGAAACCCGCCTGCCGACAACGCCAAATCGAGTGTGTTGACGGTCGGGGTCGCTGGATCGAGCGTCAAGATCGTACTGACGGTCGCCCCATGTAGCGGCGGACCTTGCATCAACACAATCAGCAACAAGCCAGCCGCAATTCTTAGTTTTCTCATTGATGTCTTCCCTCGGTAGGACCAGTTAATGGCCGCCCAGTATAGACGCCACCAACATGCCAAGGCAGCTTTTCCCCCAAAAACATTCCCTCACAGCGGCGTCTCCTAATGCACCGCGTTGGGGGATCGCCGCGTTGTTCACAATCCCGTAGCCGCCCAGTTGACCGCAGACATGTGCTTCTTCGCACAGTCCACACGACCATTCATCACACTGCCGATCGCCGCGTTTCAAGAAGCGGCGCGTCTGTTCCTCCTTGTCGTTTTGGCGTGATCGATAGACGCACACCGCTGCGATGGGCCGATCCGCCTCGTTCCGTTGCTGCCCTGGCAGTCGTCCGCCGACATGACCGACGTCGTAGGCCGGCGCCTGGCGTGGGATTTGCACGACGCGATGTCGTCAAGCGACGGGGCAGTTCATCAATCGCGGTCTGCATCGCGTTTTTCATTCCCAGGTCACCAGCAACTTGATGGCGGCAGCCCGAACACGAGAGAGCAGCGCTGTGGGAGCGATTGGCAACACGAATCTGCCCACCAGTTGGTTTACGATTGAGGGGAGCGCGCATCCGTTGGGCGTGGTTTGGTTGGAAGAAGAACGGGCGTTTAATTTCGCGCTCTATTCCAATCACGCGACCGGCGTCTCGCTGCTGTTGTTCACCCCCGATCAGCTCGGCCAGCCCTGTCGACGAATCGACCTGAACCACTTGGTCAACAAATCCGGTCGCATCTGGCATTGCCGCGTTCCGGAGTCGGAATTGGGCGGTGCGATCTATTACGGCTACCAGGTCCAAGGCCCCGCGGGCGGTCGGAAGTATGACCTTCACGCGTTCGATGATCAGAAACTGTTGATCGATCCGTACGCGACGGAGATCCATTTTCCCGACAGCTTTGATCGTGCGGCGGCGATCCGACCGGGATCGAATGTCGGCAAGGCACCGCTGGGCGTCCTTCCCAGCGTCAAAGAACAGGAAGCCTCTCCCTGGAAAGCCGACCGCGTTCGATTTCATGAACACGACTTAGTGATCTATGAATTGCATGTCCGTGGATTCACTCGCAACCCCAACAGCGGCGTCGATTCCCAGCGACGCGGGACTTACTTGGGCGCGATCGACAAGATTCCCTACCTGGTCGAACTGGGCATCACCGCCGTGGAGCTGATGCCGGTTTTTCAGTTTGATCCCCAAGAAAACAACTTCTGGGGCTACATGCCGCTGAATTTTTTCGCACCGCATTCTCAATATGCCACGCATCAGCGGAATGCCGCCCGCGAGTTTCGGCAAATGGTCAGCGCGTTCCATCAAGCCGGCATCGAAGTGCTATTGGATGTGGTGTTCAATCACACGACCGAAGGCGACGAGCACGGTCCCTGTTACAGTTTTAAGGGAATCGACAACAGCAGCTATTACATCACCACCGGTGACCCCGCACATCCCTTCGCCAATTTTTCGGGCACGGGCAACACGCTGCATACCAAGAACCGTCACACCGTGCGGATGATCTTGGACAGCATGCGCAGTTGGGTCCGCAACTACCATGTCGACGGGTTTCGGTTCGACCTCGCATCGGTCTTCAATCGACGCGGCGACGGCTCGGTTTCGTCAAGCCAGTCGCGGTTGGTTGCCGCCATTCGCGCCGACCCGGTGCTGGGAAAGGTGCGATTGATCGCCGAACCCTGGGACGCGGCGGGGCTGAACCAACTCGGACAAGGATTCCCGGGCAAACGCTGGATGCAGTGGAACGGGCGGTTCCGTGACGACGTTCGCCGCTTCGTCAAAGGCGATGCGGGGTTGTTAGCCGAGATGGTCCGGCGGATGTATGGCAGTGACGACTTGTTCCCCGATTCGCTGAACGAAGCCTGCCATCCCTACCAAAGCGTCAATTACATTAATTCGCATGACGGATTCACGTTGTACGATCAGGTTTCGTACAACCAACGTCACAATTGGGTCAACGGTGAACAGAATCGGGACGGGCACCGCGACAACCATAGTTGGAATTGTGGGGTCGAGGGGGATGCGGGCGCGAGCGATGAAATCATCAAGCTGCGAATCCGACAGGCGAAAAACTTTTGTTGTCTGTTGATGCTTGCCAACGGCACCCCGATGTTTCGCGCCGGTGATGAGTTTTTACAGACCCAATACGGCAACAACAACCCCTTCAACCAAGACAACAAATTCAGCTGGCTGGACTGGGACCGACTGCAGGAACATGCAGTGTTCCATCGTTTCTTTCGCATGATGATCGCCTTTCGCAAGTCACACCCGACGATCGCACGCAGTCGTTTTTGGCGTGAGGACGTTCGTTGGTACGGCACCGGAGCGGACGTCGACTGGTCGTACGATGCCCGGCAATTCGCCTACTTCCTTTGCGGTGAATCCCAACGCGACATCGATTTGTACGTGATGGTCAACGCCGACTGGAGGCCGCATACGTTTTCGATCCAGCACTACGAGTCATCTGATTGGGAAGTCGCCGTCAACACCGCCGCCGCGACGCCCGATGACATTTACGACAGCGGGCAGGGGCCACGTCTCCGGTCACGACAATTCTCCGTAGCCGCGCGATCGGTCGTCGTTCTCCGCTCGTGTCGAGCCACCGAGGCGGACGCCGAGAAAGCCGAGATCACCGGACCGCCAAACAAGCCGCGCTAAAGACACCTCGTGCTTCGTCGACCGCAACTCCATTTTCGTTTTAGACGATGTGTTCCGAGTGTCACCGTGTTCTCCGAACTCGGCGGATCACAAAAGCGGAGCGTTGCCCCGCGCCGACCTCGGAGAGGACGGCGACTGTCCGGCCCAATCGAAAATGATGCTGCCGTAGACGACTAGTCGTCCGCCAACAGCCAGTTGTAGTTCCAGATCGGGTTGCCACAGTCGACACAGGTCTCGCCGTTGTCCAACACCCCCGCCTTGCAACTGGCACAGTCCGAGAT containing:
- a CDS encoding flavohemoglobin expression-modulating QEGLA motif protein, producing the protein MSTTTPGMRKMDEAGASDLPRSLIQAVRDRLSRNVRVRRTLPHKGRVHIDRQVPFLCVYRQPPEDEDPGTEQLVRGEASYLIGSGGAEFHGGLTELVGTVVETLSAEFGAFLIVELWSAPDGGKANDPAVPTVLPSFTIRAPGTAKLDNTVEAFRKRLQKTKVLKQGVEVHVQRGVNGYPPDMKPLIDAARARAANCWQIGLVVPPVFRKAGSAIKFPLLMGQLRRSLSVSLRHAYYQFACDRTTHSPPHFHTLGRKAVVKAVWDIDRQLAEVSNQFDYLVQLTPVNPTSAWKEFEAGHCEHPPEFHYRPLPVDPALLKRQLYKIPIERVEDPTLQRLFEEKQEELELKLTMLRDRDTPRFKHLSVALFGGVSDSVLGVAKELLTTLPSKNPAGKPQMFSAKRFAQCVQREIDHYRGSCPEFKARVVISDEASGLIVSRGKLMVNTDLSLAEDRVAALLAHEVGTHLVTYYNGRLQPFQQLYSGLAGYEELQEGLAVLSEYLVGGLTVSRMRQLGARVVAVRQMAEGASFVENYRSIHGEFGLSKRAAYNVVMRVYRGGGLTKDCVYLRGLVAILKYVQKGGDLDPLLVGKMAVKHIPIIKELQYRGVLSKAPITPRYMEDPVAVARLAGLRGSTCSVVDLVKQLQTNEHKTNGGA
- a CDS encoding N-formylglutamate amidohydrolase, with protein sequence MVDQIWTSERGDGPLVATAVHDGHALRDDVMSHIKLDDLGRLREEDPFTGVWTNCVPTRVIGLRSRFEVDLNRPREKAVYRTPEDAWGLTVWKDNPADEMFAKSLSEYDAFYHAMHELLTRIVIEQGHFVLYDLHTYNHRRAGPDGEVADPEANPQVNIGTGTMDRHRWGHVVDALIGALREFDFPGGRLDVRENVKFRGGNWPRWIHETFPTTGVAIAIEFKKFFMDEWTGQPDPSAVDAISRALQFSVPFVMDALNRPQLI
- a CDS encoding hemolysin family protein — encoded protein: MIGSLGFFFIGSALYGEVGSHVTGAESGGSGRTLLFLAIAVFLIVLNGFFVAAEFALVKVRVSRIDQLAREGKLFAGTARWLAERLDESLSACQLGITMASLALGWVGEPAFSKLVEPMLGWVGVTDEAVIKVIGFAIAFSVITGLHLVAGEQFPKIFAIRRPEQVLLWCAIPLKFFYAVLYPFLTILNVVTTFLLTLVGIRGASDHESVSTEEEIRALLTEAHVHGNLTRSEHRLINNVFEFDDLIVRRVMLPRGDVVFFDVNEPISKLRELVRTTMHTRYPVCDRSLDKVLGVVHIKDLLTVPETDAQFDVRSIIRPPKKVHETMPISKVLRHFQATHQLLAFVIDEYGTITGIVTLENVLERIVGEVDDEFDNADPNIVPEGRDQFLVNGTTSIDEVRRRLAIPLNESDEADTISGMLMDYHQKILTQGDRIELEGAVAEVLEMKNDSATKVRFRLNPPQ
- a CDS encoding ammonium transporter, whose amino-acid sequence is MSKLLRAPLLTGLVFAGALCLGAVFTPEVMAQAEEAVAESAYSSEEYVASDGYAVFAVNNLWICISAALVFIMHLGFTTLEAGLTQKKNAVNIIFKNVWIVCTGILLYAMWGFNAMYPGDFNGYFAMGSWFGASLNDVSMTTADYNAGYTWWGDFIFQAMFAATAATIVSGAVAERVKLPTFMLFSTLLVGFAYPIIGSWKWGGGWLDQMGFYDFAGSSIVHAFGGFAALACVLLLGPRTGKYTESGIKPIVGHSMPLAVIGVFLLWLGWFGFNGGSALSADPKAVSYVFVTTSLAAAAGAISSIVGSYVLLKKPDVSMALNGILAGLVGITAGADTVGEESSIVIGAIAGLLVVVAILGFDKIKIDDPVGAISVHGVCGIWGTVAVGIFSMDASHSFVTQLIGTLAIGGFAFAFSAIVFGILKVTLGVRVSLEEETLGLDISEHGMAAYNGFETA
- a CDS encoding PEP-CTERM sorting domain-containing protein (PEP-CTERM proteins occur, often in large numbers, in the proteomes of bacteria that also encode an exosortase, a predicted intramembrane cysteine proteinase. The presence of a PEP-CTERM domain at a protein's C-terminus predicts cleavage within the sorting domain, followed by covalent anchoring to some some component of the (usually Gram-negative) cell surface. Many PEP-CTERM proteins exhibit an unusual sequence composition that includes large numbers of potential glycosylation sites. Expression of one such protein has been shown restore the ability of a bacterium to form floc, a type of biofilm.), whose product is MRKLRIAAGLLLIVLMQGPPLHGATVSTILTLDPATPTVNTLDLALSAGGFPIGASVTELSGTINAEIEIDFATGVISSLNLIGGNLISSDWTMENVPTGNPNDPTETMTLNGVGTTATADTTPASSVVNGGSFTGTEHLILLTGGTVSPVNVTLAGTEISGGGTGTLTATKNGDQYDLFFSMGISDTETLAGGDLGITGTMVARGTVTAIPEPTSALALSLAVAGIVLRRRRS
- a CDS encoding glycogen debranching protein — its product is MGAIGNTNLPTSWFTIEGSAHPLGVVWLEEERAFNFALYSNHATGVSLLLFTPDQLGQPCRRIDLNHLVNKSGRIWHCRVPESELGGAIYYGYQVQGPAGGRKYDLHAFDDQKLLIDPYATEIHFPDSFDRAAAIRPGSNVGKAPLGVLPSVKEQEASPWKADRVRFHEHDLVIYELHVRGFTRNPNSGVDSQRRGTYLGAIDKIPYLVELGITAVELMPVFQFDPQENNFWGYMPLNFFAPHSQYATHQRNAAREFRQMVSAFHQAGIEVLLDVVFNHTTEGDEHGPCYSFKGIDNSSYYITTGDPAHPFANFSGTGNTLHTKNRHTVRMILDSMRSWVRNYHVDGFRFDLASVFNRRGDGSVSSSQSRLVAAIRADPVLGKVRLIAEPWDAAGLNQLGQGFPGKRWMQWNGRFRDDVRRFVKGDAGLLAEMVRRMYGSDDLFPDSLNEACHPYQSVNYINSHDGFTLYDQVSYNQRHNWVNGEQNRDGHRDNHSWNCGVEGDAGASDEIIKLRIRQAKNFCCLLMLANGTPMFRAGDEFLQTQYGNNNPFNQDNKFSWLDWDRLQEHAVFHRFFRMMIAFRKSHPTIARSRFWREDVRWYGTGADVDWSYDARQFAYFLCGESQRDIDLYVMVNADWRPHTFSIQHYESSDWEVAVNTAAATPDDIYDSGQGPRLRSRQFSVAARSVVVLRSCRATEADAEKAEITGPPNKPR